The genomic segment GACATTAAGTACGGGCGCGGTGACCTTGTTGGCTATGAGTTCACGTTTAAGGCTGCCTACGATAAGGAATCTGGCTACTCCATCCGGCGTGAGTTCCGTGAAGGCTGGAAGCCTGGCACCGCTGGTACTGCACTGGCTGGCACGGCAAAAGTGAAGTCGTTGGGTGACTGGTCTGGTAATGCAAATGAGAAGGCTGGCGATGGTAAGACCTACCTGTTCAGCCTGAAGGGTGCCACCGGCGGCGTGTTTAAGATCACGGTTGGTTCTGCTGTTGTCGATGGTAACGGCGTGAAGATCACTGATGAGAAGCTTCAGGCTGAGCTGCGCAAGGCCGGAGAGTCCAAGGCAATGGTTTCCGGTTCGATCAGCACCGGATTTGTAGTGTCTGGTGTGTCTGCTAAGCCGGTACTTGACATCACGAAACTTGAGGGTGTATCCACGGCCGAAGTAACGGAAATCCCGTAGCCAATTACGCCGCACGCGCGGCAAACCACAAGGGGAGTCTCCAATGAGGCTCCCCTTTTTCTATGAAAAGACTTCAATAGGGGAAGGCAACAATAATGACTGTTATCAACATCGATGCAATGCTTGAAAAGCGCCGCGAAGTGCTTGGCGAAGGTGACCGATTCCAGATCGTCGTGAACGAAAAAGAGTTCTGGCTAAAGGCTCCGGAACTAGCTGATCAGGAATGGAACGACGAGTTTAGCGCCTTCCGTGAGGATGCCGAAGCTGGTCGCCTGACCAACGCCGATGCCCGCGAATGGCTGGTTAGCCTGTTCGTTGATGATAAGGAAGTCGAAGCCCTCAAAGAGGCATGCGCGGCACTGAAGATCGACATTGCCGCCGTCATTCAGTACGCCATCGCAGAGCATGCCGAGGAAGTAGCGGAAAACCCTACCCCGAAATCCTCGCGACGTTTCCGGCGGCAGTCGAAGCGTCGCTAATCGCTCACTACGGGGGGCGCGATTGGGTGGCCAAGTTTTGGCGCGGGGAGATCACCACACGCATGCTGGTCGCCCTTATCGAGGGGCTGCCTGAGGATTCCTACCTGCAGCGCGTCATGAACGACGGCAAGCCGTGGACCACGATGCACGCAATCATGTGGCAAATCCTCCACCAGGAGGCTGTTAATAACGTCAATTGGGCGGCAAAACTGTCCGGCAAGAAGCAGGATTACCCAGACTGGCCGGAAGACCCCTGGGATAAAACCAACAAGACCAAGCAGAAGCATCACGGGCTTGTCGAGCGCGGCGATGAAGAAGCGGCGGTTAACTACCTGATGGGATTGTCCGTGAGGGGGTGAATGTTTCATGTCTGCAACAGACGGGACAATGTTCGTCCCAGTTTTGCCTGACTTCAGCAAGTTCTTTTCCGGCGTCGAGAAGGCAAGCAAGGAATCCGGCGACAAGGCCGGTAAAGACTTCTCGGAAGCCATGCAGGACGGCATGGACCGCGCGGAGCGCGCCCGAAACAAAGCGGCCGATGCTTATCAGCGGGCTATGGACCGCGCGCAGGCTTCAGCCGAAAAGGCTACTGTCCAACAGCTGAAGCTTGTCGAGGCGGTTGAGAAGTACGGCGATGAGTCGGTTCAGGCCATCGATGCGGCGAACAAGTATGCGCAGGCCATGCGCGAAGTGGAGCGCAACGAATCTAGTGCAGCATCCGCATCCAAGCAACTTGAGAAAGCTGAGCAGGCTTTAGCTAAAGCCGCTGGTGAGGCCGATAATGCCATATCGCTTCAGACTAAGAATTTCGGCAAGTTCGGCACCGCAATGGACGCCACGGAAGGCAAAGCCAACAAGTGGCGTTCCGTGCTGTCTGGCATGGGAGCTGATGCTGATGGGTTCGGCGGTAAACTGTCCGGCATTATCGGCACCGTCGGTAAGTTCGGCGGGCTGATCGCCGGGGGCCTGGGAATCGCGGGCGGCGTGTCTTTCTTTGGCGACGCCATTGGCAAGGGGCGGGAGCTGTCCCAGGTGATGGGGTCACTGCAGGCGGTGACCGGCTCGACGTCCGACGTTATGGCGCAGGTCTCGCAGCGCGCCCGCGATCTTGGCAATGATGAGACGCTGGCGGGCACTTCGGCCGCATCAGCAACGGATGCGATGCTGGCGCTGGCGAAAGGCGGCATGTCCGTGTCCGACGCGATGGAGGCGGCCAAAGGGTCGATCCAGCTGGCGGGCGCGGCGCAGGTGGACGCTGGTACAGCGGCTGATATTCAGATTGCCGCACTGAACGGCTTCCACTTGGCGGCTAGCGACGCTTCCCTTGTTGCCGATGTGCTGACGAATGCGGCGAACAACAGTGCTACGGGCCTGGTGGAGCTTGGTGATTCCATCAAGTACGCCGCGCCTACGGCATCTACCTTGGGTATTAGTCTTCAGGATACTAGTACTTACCTGGGCCTTTTCGCCAACCTGGGCATCAAGGGTTCCGAGGCTGGCACTGCGATGCGGTCCGCGCTGCTGTCCCTAACGAATCCATCGAAAGAAGGGGCGAAAGCCCTTGCTGAGATGGGTGTCAACGCGTTCGACGCGCAAGGCAAGTTCGTGGGCATGCGGGAAATTACTGGGCAACTAGCGGCCGCGCAGGACCGCATGGGGGCATCGGCATTCACGGCGGCGGCGGCCACCGCGTTCGGGCGTGAAGCGGTGAGTTTCGCGACGACGGCCGCGAACAGCGGCGTTGAGGGGTTTGACAACCTACGCGCTTCCCTCGACAGGCAAGGCTCTGCAGGTGAAACTGCAGGCGCTAAGCTTTCCGGCCTAAACGGCGTTATGGACCGTATCGGTAACGCGGTCGATGACCTGCAGTTACGCCTGTACGAGCTTGCAGAACCGAAACTGTCCGAGTGGGGCGACAAGCTTGGCAACGCCATCGGCTGGATCACCGACAAGATTCCCACAGTAATAGGGTTCCTTAAAGAGCATAAGGATTTGCTGGTGGTCACCGGCGGCGCTGTCGCTGGCGTGGCTTCCGGCATGGTGGCACTGAAGGCGGCGCAAACTGGGTTGTGGGCAGTGTCTGCGATTTCCAGCTACGCCAAGATGCTTTCAGCGTTCCCCGCGTTGCTGGCGGCACAGCGCGCGGGCACTTTGCAGGCCACGGCGGCACAAATGGGCTTGAACGCAGCCATGCTAATCAACCCTATAGGCTTGATTGTCGCCGGTATAGCCGCCGTTGTTGGTGCCCTGGTCTTGTTTTTTACGAAGACCGAGACGGGCAAGCGGATTTGGGGCGAGTTCACCAGCTTCATGGGGCAAGCCCTGCAGCCGGTGTTCACACTGTTCGACAATCTGAAAGCCGCATGGGGTGAGATTACCGAGGCTTTCAATGGCGGCGACGCCGGATTTGGTGCCCTCATGGACATCTTCGGCGCTGACAAAGCGCAGGCAATCGTAGATTTTGCTGAACGCATGGGCGTTGTATTCCAAAACGTGAAAGCTTCTATCGGGGAGCTGTTTGCTGCGTTCCAGGGTGATGATGCAGGTATCGGCGGCCTGACCGCCTTGTTCGGCGCTGACGCTGCGCAGGGAATCGCCGATGCTTTCACGACCGTGGGGAACGCGATGGAATGGATTCGCGGGATCATTACGGATTCGCTGAGCGGCACTTTCACGAGCCTGTGGAACACTGTCACGACCTTGGCCACGACCATGAACGGGCTTGGGCAAACAATCGCGGGCGGGGTGTGGAATGCCCTTCAGGGGCTTTGGGCACTGTTGTTGCAGCTGTGGAACCTACTTGAACCTGTGCTGATGCCAGTGCTAAAGACCGTTGGCATCGTTGTTGGTGGCGTGATCATCGGGGCGATTCTTGGCGCAGTGAAAGCGGTTGAAGGGTTCGCCTGGATACTCTCTCAGGCAACTAACGCTCTGTCGTGGATTGTCACAAACGGCTTTAACCCGCTGATCAGCATCATTGGCGTGGTGATTCAGTGGGTGGGAACGAACCTGGCTGACGCTACGCGCGCAGGCATTCAGTTCCTAGGCGACGTCTGGAACGCTATTTCGGTGGGCATTTCCTGGGCGTGGAATACCTTAATCAAGCCTGCTTGGGATGCTTTGGAGTATGCAGCGAAGGTTGGACTAGCGGTCATCGGTACCGTGGTGCTGACACCGCTGCTGCTGGCTTGGGAGGCCCTGTCATGGGGCATTAAAGCCGCATGGGAAAACCTGATTAAACCGGCATGGGATTTGTTGCAGGGAGCAGCAAACTTCATGTGGACTAGTGTTTTGATGCCGATCTTCGGGTTCATCAAGTTTGAATGGAACGGCCTGAGTCTTGCCATTCGTCTTGCGTGGGACACGATCATCAAGCCTACATGGGATTTGCTGATGGCCGGTATCACATGGCTGGCAAATAATGTGTTCACACCCATGGTCGGGCTCATTAAAGCGGCGTGGGATGGCTTGGGGTCGGGCATCAAGTGGGTGTTTGACTTTGTGATTACGCCCACTTGGAACCTGATGCAGACTGGTTTGCAGGCGCTGGGCGATTTCTTCTCCAACATCTGGAATAACTACGTCAAGCCCACTTGGGAGGCGCTAGGCAATGGTATCCGCTGGGTGGCAGATAATGTAGTCCACCCAGTGTTTGAAGGGCTGAAAGACGGCCTGACTAGGGTCAGGGATTGGTTCAGCCAGACCGTCGATAATATCGGACGCATCTGGGATGGCATCAAGGACAAGACGAAAAAACCTGTCGAGTTCGTGGTCAACACGGTCTACAACGGTGGCATCCGCAAAGCCTGGAACACGGTGGCCAAGCTTGTCGGTCTCGACGAACTGCCTGAGCATCATTTCGCTACCGGCGGTGTGATGCCTGGCTATTCGCCTGGTCGCGACATTCATCACTTCTTTAGCCCTACCGGCGGTTTGCTTAGCTTATCTGGCAATGAGGCGATCATGCGCCCTGAGGTTACTACGGCCATGGGCGGCGAACCCGCCGTGAACGCTCTAAACGATGCCGCTATTCGCGGCGGCGTGAGTCGTGTTAGGAAGCTGCTGGGTGAAGGTGCGGCGTTCGCTAAGGGCGGCGTGTTCCGTACTTTGGCGTTCGCTAAGGGCGGCGTGTTCCGTACTTTGGCGTTTGCTAAGGGCGGTGTGTTCCCTAATGGCGGCACCGAGCAGCGCGATAAGCTGACTGAACGTATCGCATCACTGTTCGATGCGATTAAGAGTGAGCATGGCAAGCCTTATCAATATGGGGGCACCGGCAATCCCTCATGGGACTGTTCGGGCCTGTGGTCAGGCATTGTACAGTTCCTGAACGGTGGGAATTTGCGCGGTGGTCGCATATTCAATACCGAAAGCAATTTCGGTAACTTCGGTTTCGTCCCTGGACTGTCCGGCCGTGTGACCATTGGTGTGCTGTCTGGCAAAGGCGGTGGTGAGAACGGCCATATGGCGGGCACCATCGACGGGGTTAACCTGGAATCCGCTGGTGACCACGGTGTGCAGATCGGTGGTGCGGCTCGCGGTTCCGATAATGGCATGTTCAACCACGTCTACACGCTGCAGGAGTTCCTTGGGGAGTTCATCAGCGGCGGCAACGGCGGTGGTGGCGGTTTCAACCTGGGGGCCATGGTCAAAGGCTTGTGGGATGCGGCGATCAGCAAGATCGGAGATTTCCCAGGCAAAGACAAAAATGGTGACTTCGGGAAACTGCCTGGTGCTGTGGCGAAAACCTTGGCCGATAAAGCTTGGGATTTCGTCAAGTCGAAGATCGGCGTGTTTGCCGGTTCTGCTGGTGTCGCTGGTAGCGCCGAATCTTGGCGCGAAATGGCGATGGCGGCGATGCGTCGCCAGGGCTTCAATGCAGATGATCCACGCCAGGTTAACGCCATGCTGGCTCAGATTATGAGTGAGTCGGGCGGCAACCCCGGTATCGCGCAACAGATCGTTGACGTCAACGGCACCGGCGACAGTGCAGGCGTTGGCCTGCTGCAGATCATCCCGGGGACTTTCGCGGCTTACCGTGACCCGGAACTAGCTGATGACAGACGTGATCCGTGGGCAAATATGAATGCCGCGCTCAGGTACTACCGGGCCAAGTATGGTGGCGATCTGACGAGCGTATGGGGTCATGGTCATGGCTATGATTCCGGCGGCTGGTTGAAACCAACCCCGAACGGGTTTGGCACCTACTACAATCATTCTGGCGAACCTGAGGCCGTTCTGACTGGTCCCCAATGGCGGGGCGTCGAGAAGCTGGCCGATGGCGTGTACCGGCTGTCCAAGCCGCTTGGCGACATGGTTGCAGGCTTCCCAGCTGCTGTTAGGCAGATCGGTGATGCCTTGCAGCACACGGCCACTACCGGGGATTATCCTGGTGCACCGCTTATTGATGAGGATTCACCCCTTGTTGATGCTGCGCTGGCTGTGCATCGCGAGACTGATTTGCTGGCGACGGCGCGGGGCGAATTGGGTACGGCGTTTGCTGGTGGTGATGATGGGTATGGTGCCCTTGCTGACCTGCTGGGTAACGACGAGTTGGCGCGGAACCTGGTGAACTTCACCGGCAATGTTGGTGTTGCTGGCCAGGAGCTTTCTACGGCGTTTGCTGGTGGTGATGATGGGTATGGTGCCCTTGCTGACCTGCTGGGTAACGACGAGTTGGCGCGGGCAATCGTAACCGGTATCGGCGACGTCGGAACTGCTGTCCGCGAAACCAGTGCCGCCATCGACCGCGCACACAAGGGCTTCAACGAGTGGGCCGCCGAAAACGAGAACCATGGACGCATAGGGTCACCTGAAGAGTGGGCCTTGCACTACGGTTCAGCGGCCGGGGCTAGCATGCTCGACGACGCCCTTGGGCTTTTCGGTCTTGATGGGATCGTTGGCGGCACTCTGAAGGATTCGTTTGTGGAGCTGGTTAACCAGTCAGCGAACTACACGAACGGGGCTTTGGACTACTACGGCGTTCCCAGCGCACGGTTCGGGCACATTTCAAAGGACTCACTGAAGCCTTTGAGTGTGCTCGATAATGATGGGCGCGTACCAAAGGTTGAGGTTGCACAGCCTGCCACAGTGGAGGTTAATGACACTGTGACGGAAAGCAAGCCTGCGGCCACGGGCGACCCGTCAGGCGGGAAACAAACGATCATTGTTCAGCTGGAAGGCGATAAGACCTACACAGGTGAACAGGTCAAAAAGATGTTCAACCAGCTCGACGAGAAATACGATTCCCTCAAATTCGAGGTCGAAGACCTCAAGGACAAGAACACCGCCCCGGTAACTTCCGGGGTAGGTGGAATCGTGTAAGGAGGTTGTCGTGTTTCTGTCGGTCACCTGGATCGGCGCGGACGGTTCGGTGTGGCCCCTTGAGGGGGAGCTGACCGACTTGGCTGGCGTCGTCTTGGCAAAGCCTAGTGGTTTGACGTCGAAGCTTGACCGCTCCACAATGGTGCGCCCCAATGGTGTGGGGGTGGACGTTGCGGATTACGCGATTCCCGCTATTCAGGGGTCGCTTGATGTGCGTGTCCACCCCGATAAAGCGGCGGGCTTGTCGCTTGGCGATGTGTGGCGTGCGTGGTGCGCGTCATGGTCGATGATCAATCCGGGGGAGCTGGTGGTGTCGGATTCGTCTGGCTACCGGTGGCGTCTGCAGGCGTTGCTTGAATCGCCTATCGACGCCCCCGCCGTTTCCCCTGAAGCGCGTGGCGTGCCGTTCATTGACTCCACAGTCAACTTGTTGGCGACTGGTGGGGTGTGGCATGGCGAAAGCGTTGCGAGCGGCGGCAATACCGTTCAGGTATTCAACCCCGGCGATCTTCCTACCTTCCCCCGCGTCGGTTGGATTGGGCAAGGTAAGCACGTCACCCCGCCTACCGGCGGCAAGATACAGCTGCCTACCTCGTCTGATTGGGTTTGGCTTAGCACAAATCCGGGCTTGGGGTATCGCGTCGAGAATGAAGCGGGCGAAACAAAAACAGCGGTGTGGGCATCAATGCGCGGCCGCCCCGTACCCGGCATTCTGCAGCCGGGGGCAACAGCCTCGTGGAGCATGCACAGTGATGTACGCATCGAGGTTGTTCCCGCCTGCACTAACCCGTGGAGGTGATTGATGGACTGGTCTGATGTGCGCGCTGCTGTGCACAATGTCGGCGATGGTTGGGGTTTGTGGCTTCTCGACAAGGACATGAACCCCATCGCTGACCTGCATGGGGCCTTGTCGATCGAGCTTCCCGAAGCAGTGAATGAAACCACGGCATGCAAGATCGAGATTCGCGGCGACCATCCAGCCGCAAAGCTCATCTTGCCACTTGATGGGGCGAACCTATCTAACCCGTCCGAGACGTGGAACCGGCTTGTAGACGATGCGCAATGGATCATGGCGGAAGGCCCTGGAGGCGAAACAGAGCGCCTGGTGTACCGGGTCGCGCGGGTTACAGATAAGTCCGAAAACCACGGTCCGGGCCGGATCACGATTGAAGGCAAGTCGCTTTACAGGTATGTGGAGAAAATCGCATGCCGCGCTGACCCGGCTTCCCCGTTGATTGCGCAACTTCGTTACCGTGACTTCCGGGCTGGCGATTCCTTGCGAGTCATCAAGGAGTATCTGCTTGTTAACCTCATGCGGGATTTCCAGCCTCGCGCTATTACCGGTTGGGACTTGTGGTCTTCGACTGCATGGCGGGCGGTGTCCCCGACGCTTTGGCCCGCAATAGTCAACCCGGTCCATAAGTCAACTTCCACGCAGGCCGCAGTACTGGATGCGCGATTCGACATGGCGGCTGATCTGTTTAAGGAAACGCTCAATGCTGCAGGGCTGATGCTTACTGTGAACTTGTGGCTGGAGGGTGATAAGCAGCCCGCCCAAAGCCATATGACTTTGAGTGCCCCGACGCTGCTTATCGACGTCGTTCCACGCCAGTTTGACACCTCGACTACCGGCGGTGCGCTGGATGTTTTACGTGGCGTTGTTCGAAGTTTCGACAGGGACCGCAATGCCCCTAAGCTTGGGTTGGGGGATACCCCCTCAACCGCGTCCGGGTTGTTGCCGTGGGTGGTGTGGCGGCCGGAAGACATGGCGGGTATCACATCAGAGTTCACGGTGGTGAAGTCAGAGGATTGGCATGTAACCGTTGGTGGGCGTTCCCCGGAAGTTCTGAACAAGTTCATGGCGGCGGGCACAAAGTCCCTGTTTCAGGGATTGGCGGCGGCGCTATCGGCTGCGTTTCCCCCGTTTGCGCCTTTGATTGCGGCGGCTGGCGCGTTCCTTGGGGACGTTGTTGGGGCTTCGCTCAAGGACAAGCTTTTTGCCTGGAACGAGTTTACCGACGCGGTGCGACGTGAGGCGCATGGGCGTTTCGCCTACCGCGATGCGGTGGGTTCCGGCGACGGCTGGACGCTTTCGGCGTGGCAGCAGGGGTTTCAGATGCTGGCGCAGGGCGCGGGAATGGTCAGCGTGGGGTTCCAGTCTTCTGGGGCGTCGCCCTATGAGTGGGGTCGTGATTTCCGTGCGGGGGATCAGCAGGGCCTACTGCATCGCGGCGTGTTGTTCGCCACGTATGTGCATAGCGTCACGCTGAAATACCAGGTGGGTAAAGGCTGGTCGCAGGAGCTGACTTTGGGTGACCCGCGCGCCCGTGAATCGTTTGTACGCGGTGCTACGCGCTCAATCAAGGGCGTGAAAAACGCTGTTGACCGGGTTAAAAGCTTCATTATGTAGAGGGGAATGACGGTGGAAGATATATACCCTTATCAGGTTGCTGATAATCATCACCCACTATCGTGGGTTTTCTTTAACGCGGGCGGGTTGAGCCTTGACCTGGAGACCGCTGAGGCGCTGGCACGCCATGTTTTCGACGCCCTTGGATGCGGGAAACCAGGCAGCGCGGCCGTGCCGTCCATCAAGTACGACGCGCTTGGCGGGTCTGGCGGGCCATGGGAGCCGGGTGTGTGGATACCGGTGAAGGATGCCCGCATGGGGGTTTCCGTGACAGTGCCGCATGTAGACGTGGGGGCAATGAGTGAGGCTGAACGCGCTGAGCTGCGTGCGGTTCTTGATGCCGCCGATGACGCGGCACGTGCAAGCTCCCTTATCGACGCCGAAGGAGGTGAAGCTAATGGGGGTTAATCTATCCGGGCAAATACCCGGCAACCCGTCGCAAGTGGGGAGTGTTTTCGACCTGCTGCATAACGGAGCCGGACCCATCGGCACCGCCATCGGACAGGGGTTCACGGCCCTAGTTGATGGGATCGCTTCGGCACTCGCGGGCGGCATCGCTAAGGGGAACCCCTTCTACCAGATTTCCGAGGCCACAAAGCCCTTCCGCGATGGACAGCGAGACATCCAGGACCGCATCGACCTGCTTTCCCCGCTGCTTGATTACGGTGCGGTGACACTAGCTGAGCGCGGCAATCGCGGCAATGGGAAGCTTGGGTTTTACGACCAGGTGGGGCCATTACGCGGCATGGAAGTGCTATCCGGCGGGGGTTTCAAGTTGCTGGACAAGGGCCTTTGGGATATTGACGTTCAGCTCGAACCTAGTACGGTGCTGCTTGACTTCGGTATTTTTGTCACCACCAAGGTGGAGATTCGCGTGTTGCGGCCGAATGGATCGACGTATGCGGTGCGGGATATTGTCACTGGCTACGGTAATCGTCACACGATGAATGGGCGCATGAGTGTCGTTGTTCCTGAGGCCGGTTACCGCATTGAAGTGTGGTGCACAGAGATTCGCACGTTGCGCACTTTCGATTCGGGCGAACGCAGTTCAATCCTTGCTGTCCAGCACATTTCACGGAAAACCAGCTAAGGGGGTTAAGTATGCGAACACTCACTATCGACGTCAAGGATGTTGGCGGCACTGCAAGCATTGGCGATTCTGTGGTGATCCGGTCGCCCGCCGTGCGGGCTTCCGAGACTAGTGGACGCCTGGTATCCCCAACCCCTATCGTCGTCGCCCTGAATAACGGCGTGGGGGAGGCGCAGGTGGAGCCGGGGCCGCTGCTAGTGCAGTTCAGGTGTCGCAACGTTTCCAACACTGAGCCCATTGAGGCGACGGTACCAGCCGGTACGGGGCGCATTACGCTACGCGAGCTGATCGAGCAGCACATCAAGTATGAGCCAGCGGTGATCCGGGGCGCGCAAAAAGCGGAGCGGGACGCTAAGGAGTCCGCTGACCGGGCTTCCGGTAGCGCGTCTTCAGCAGGAAGTAACGCCACCCGCGCGGAAAAGGCCGCTAGAAGCGCGGAAGGCAGCGCAAGCACCGCCTCAGGTGCAGCGTCAACCGCGTCGCAGCACGCTTCCGCTGTGGAGTCAGCTAGGCAGCATATTGACCAGCAGCTAAAAAACGCCGATGCAGCAAGGTCTGATATGAACGCGGCGGCGACGGTATTCAAGTCGTGGGACGCCAAATACCAGTGGTTGCGGGACAACTTTTCCACCTTGTCGAACACCGTTAATTCGATCATGACGAGCGCGGCCAGTACGCTGCGTTCCGAAGTGCAGGGCCTGAAGGAAGCTGCTGAACGGTACAAGAACGAGGCTGGCACACACGCGCAACGAGCGCAGGTTGCAGCTAACAGCGCGGCGAATGCGGCCACCGCCGCTGTCACCAACGAGATCAACAAGCTGAAGGGTAATGCCCCGGCCGCGTTTGACACGCTGGAGGAGATTGCGAACCGCGTCAAAGCTGGGGGTTCGCTTGAGGGAGAGCTACTAAACAAGCTTGCGACTAAGGCAAGTCAAGCGGATTTTCAGAACCTGCTTGACCGAATGAATAAACTGAATATCGGTTCAATTTCTGGACTTTCCCAGGCGATTTCAGGGTTTATTTCGAATCAAGATGTATCGATAACCGGCACTCCCTATAAGATCGCACGACGAAACGGCAACGGAAATTTATTGGTGAATCCAACCACGTTTTACGACAACGACAATGTGGCAGTGTCAAAAGGCTATGTTGACCAAGGAGGGATCACTGCGCTTTACTCGCATGGCAGTATACAAGTTCGTCGTGCCGGAAGAATGGTGACGATAACTACGAATTCGAGTAACAGCAATTCGGGCGCTTCCCTCAGCGACATAACTAACCTAACTTTGCCCGAGTGGGCTAGGCCACACTCCATAATTCATGTCGCTCCAGTAAATATGTCTGGCGAACTTTTCATAAACCCAAGCGGGGAGATAACCGAATATTCTATGCGCTCGTCCGGCATTAGATTCTCCGTTACTTACATTGCCTAAAACCCCTAATCATTAAGGAGATGTGATATATGACAACGATGCCCGTTGAGCAGGGCTTTTACATTACATCGCCGTTCGGTTGGCGTGACGGCTTCATACACTACGGCACAGATTTCGGCTGCGACGGCGGTTCTGGCGGGCACCCCGTCTACGCGATTCGTAGCGGAACTGTCGTGCACGCGGGCCCCGCAAGTGGCTTCGGGCAATGGGTAACCGTGGATCACCCCGCCGAAGTTGGCGGCGGCTTCAGCGT from the Corynebacterium durum genome contains:
- a CDS encoding phage gene 29 protein family protein, which translates into the protein MEDIYPYQVADNHHPLSWVFFNAGGLSLDLETAEALARHVFDALGCGKPGSAAVPSIKYDALGGSGGPWEPGVWIPVKDARMGVSVTVPHVDVGAMSEAERAELRAVLDAADDAARASSLIDAEGGEANGG
- a CDS encoding phage tail tape measure protein gives rise to the protein MSATDGTMFVPVLPDFSKFFSGVEKASKESGDKAGKDFSEAMQDGMDRAERARNKAADAYQRAMDRAQASAEKATVQQLKLVEAVEKYGDESVQAIDAANKYAQAMREVERNESSAASASKQLEKAEQALAKAAGEADNAISLQTKNFGKFGTAMDATEGKANKWRSVLSGMGADADGFGGKLSGIIGTVGKFGGLIAGGLGIAGGVSFFGDAIGKGRELSQVMGSLQAVTGSTSDVMAQVSQRARDLGNDETLAGTSAASATDAMLALAKGGMSVSDAMEAAKGSIQLAGAAQVDAGTAADIQIAALNGFHLAASDASLVADVLTNAANNSATGLVELGDSIKYAAPTASTLGISLQDTSTYLGLFANLGIKGSEAGTAMRSALLSLTNPSKEGAKALAEMGVNAFDAQGKFVGMREITGQLAAAQDRMGASAFTAAAATAFGREAVSFATTAANSGVEGFDNLRASLDRQGSAGETAGAKLSGLNGVMDRIGNAVDDLQLRLYELAEPKLSEWGDKLGNAIGWITDKIPTVIGFLKEHKDLLVVTGGAVAGVASGMVALKAAQTGLWAVSAISSYAKMLSAFPALLAAQRAGTLQATAAQMGLNAAMLINPIGLIVAGIAAVVGALVLFFTKTETGKRIWGEFTSFMGQALQPVFTLFDNLKAAWGEITEAFNGGDAGFGALMDIFGADKAQAIVDFAERMGVVFQNVKASIGELFAAFQGDDAGIGGLTALFGADAAQGIADAFTTVGNAMEWIRGIITDSLSGTFTSLWNTVTTLATTMNGLGQTIAGGVWNALQGLWALLLQLWNLLEPVLMPVLKTVGIVVGGVIIGAILGAVKAVEGFAWILSQATNALSWIVTNGFNPLISIIGVVIQWVGTNLADATRAGIQFLGDVWNAISVGISWAWNTLIKPAWDALEYAAKVGLAVIGTVVLTPLLLAWEALSWGIKAAWENLIKPAWDLLQGAANFMWTSVLMPIFGFIKFEWNGLSLAIRLAWDTIIKPTWDLLMAGITWLANNVFTPMVGLIKAAWDGLGSGIKWVFDFVITPTWNLMQTGLQALGDFFSNIWNNYVKPTWEALGNGIRWVADNVVHPVFEGLKDGLTRVRDWFSQTVDNIGRIWDGIKDKTKKPVEFVVNTVYNGGIRKAWNTVAKLVGLDELPEHHFATGGVMPGYSPGRDIHHFFSPTGGLLSLSGNEAIMRPEVTTAMGGEPAVNALNDAAIRGGVSRVRKLLGEGAAFAKGGVFRTLAFAKGGVFRTLAFAKGGVFPNGGTEQRDKLTERIASLFDAIKSEHGKPYQYGGTGNPSWDCSGLWSGIVQFLNGGNLRGGRIFNTESNFGNFGFVPGLSGRVTIGVLSGKGGGENGHMAGTIDGVNLESAGDHGVQIGGAARGSDNGMFNHVYTLQEFLGEFISGGNGGGGGFNLGAMVKGLWDAAISKIGDFPGKDKNGDFGKLPGAVAKTLADKAWDFVKSKIGVFAGSAGVAGSAESWREMAMAAMRRQGFNADDPRQVNAMLAQIMSESGGNPGIAQQIVDVNGTGDSAGVGLLQIIPGTFAAYRDPELADDRRDPWANMNAALRYYRAKYGGDLTSVWGHGHGYDSGGWLKPTPNGFGTYYNHSGEPEAVLTGPQWRGVEKLADGVYRLSKPLGDMVAGFPAAVRQIGDALQHTATTGDYPGAPLIDEDSPLVDAALAVHRETDLLATARGELGTAFAGGDDGYGALADLLGNDELARNLVNFTGNVGVAGQELSTAFAGGDDGYGALADLLGNDELARAIVTGIGDVGTAVRETSAAIDRAHKGFNEWAAENENHGRIGSPEEWALHYGSAAGASMLDDALGLFGLDGIVGGTLKDSFVELVNQSANYTNGALDYYGVPSARFGHISKDSLKPLSVLDNDGRVPKVEVAQPATVEVNDTVTESKPAATGDPSGGKQTIIVQLEGDKTYTGEQVKKMFNQLDEKYDSLKFEVEDLKDKNTAPVTSGVGGIV